The Drosophila nasuta strain 15112-1781.00 chromosome 2L, ASM2355853v1, whole genome shotgun sequence genome window below encodes:
- the LOC132799022 gene encoding protein borderless isoform X1, protein MPKSKKRTHAKSCHLTTKWRAGQSEAQQPPLPLLLLLLALLMNISCVACARDHRKQTNLEAKVGSHVVFNCYIDFPYDSPISYVVHWSKDNKKIFTWFENETSTNELFNGRLHLVSHHPEYGKASANLTAIRESDQGWYHCQIVFPNRSPSVRNNGTRYHLAVQGGSLIKIPPVNQTIMEGQTAFFHCVMKYPDSSQASWYKDGVLLQEVQDLIRRSFMGPDGSLSIDPTMMSDLGEYECKVRNNEGELQTAKAFLNIQYKAKVIYAPPEVYLPYGQPAVLDCHFRANPPLKNLRWEKDGLLFDSYNVPGVFYKMNGSLFFSKVNENYAGSYTCTPYNDLGTDGPSPIISVIVLRPPIFSVTPKAIYIQKLGETAELPCEAIDRDGNNRPSIVWSRKDGQALAVDRHSFSGGNLTITNLVETDRGMYECSATNEAATITAEAELMIENIAPRPPYNLTANSTETCITIRWQPGYLRPNLEYTVWYRLSDAPEWRTLRVLDKTVMEATVQHLLPGREYEFMVLSQDKYGDGMFSKQLRFETQPSPIRGEDFDAQHLPHQQSQPSSTGGLGAPWNLSIINNPQGWLLHWEHPLQGLESLRLYTVRWWKEPEHFLIGTAETFDNFYQLRHLKEDATFKIQVLAVGSDAHQAASPELILDVPSQRKVRALIIGSSVGIIFLLCALCAFLYVKRSCLRHLFARGNEGASGDEDTAESGDCDSDQERDSGKIRASS, encoded by the exons atgccaaagtcaAAGAAAAGAACACACGCAAAGAGCTGTCATCTCACGACGAAGTGGAGAGCGGGACAGAGCGAGGCACAGCAACCGCCGCTgccgcttctgctgctgttgctggcgctcTTAATGAACATATCCTGTGTGGCATGTGCGCGCGATCAtcgtaaacaaacaaatctgGAGGCCAAAGTCGGTTCGCATGTCGTCTTTAATTGCTATATAGATTTCCCATATGATTCCCCAATCTCCTACGTAGTCCACTGGAGCAAAGAT AACAAAAAGATTTTCACTTGGTTCGAAAACGAAACCTCGACGAACGAGCTTTTCAATGGACGCCTGCATCTGGTCAGCCATCATCCGGAGTACGGCAAAGCGTCAGCGAATCTAACTGCCATTCGAGAGTCTGATCAGGGCTGGTATCACTGCCAGATCGTTTTCCCCAATCGCTCGCCAAGCGTACGCAACAACGGCACACGATATCATCTGGCGGTGCAAGGTGGCTCACTCATCAAAATCCCACCCGTTAATCAGACCATCATGGAAGGTCAGACGGCGTTCTTTCACTGCGTCATGAAGTATCCCGACAGTTCGCAGGCCTCGTGGTACAAGGATGGCGTGCTCCTACAGGAGGTGCAGGATCTGATCAGACGCTCGTTTATGGGCCCCGATGGCAGCCTAAGCATTGATCCCACTATGATGAGCGACCTGGGCGAATACGAGTGCAAGGTGCGCAACAACGAAGGCGAACTGCAAACAGCCAAGGCTTTTCTCAATATACAAT ATAAAGCCAAGGTTATTTATGCACCGCCGGAAGTTTACCTGCCCTATGGACAGCCAGCCGTGCTTGACTGCCATTTCCGGGCTAATCCGCCATTGAAAAACCTGCGCTGGGAGAAGGATGGCCTCCTCTTTGACTCGTACAATGTGCCCGGCGTGTTCTACAAGATGAACGGCAGCCTCTTCTTCTCCAAGGTGAATGAGAACTATGCGGGCAGCTACACATGCACTCCCTACAATGACCTCGGCACCGATGGCCCCTCGCCCATCATTAGTGTAATTGTGCTGCGCCCACCAATATTCAGTGTAACGCCGAAGGCGATTTACATACAGAAACTGGGCGAGACAGCCGAACTGCCATGCGAAGCCATCGACCGGGACGGAAACAATCGGCCCTCCATTGTGTGGAGTCGG aaaGATGGCCAGGCCCTGGCAGTGGACCGGCACAGTTTTAGCGGCGGCAATTTGACCATCACCAATCTGGTGGAAACGGACCGGGGCATGTACGAATGCTCGGCGACCAATGAAGCGGCAACGATAACGGCCGAAGCTGAATTAATGATTGAGAACATTGCCCCACGACCGCCATACAACCTAACGGCGAACAGCACCGAAACCTGCATCACAATACGTTGGCAGCCAG GCTACCTGCGACCCAATCTCGAGTACACTGTGTGGTATCGTCTCAGCGATGCGCCGGAGTGGCGAACTCTGCGAGTGCTCGACAAGACCGTCATGGAGGCCACTGTGCAGCATCTTCTGCCAGGGAGGGAGTATGAGTTCATGGTGCTCAGCCAGGACAAGTATGGCGACGGCATGTTTAGCAAGCAATTGCGTTTCGAAACCCAAC CCTCACCCATTCGCGGCGAAGACTTTGATGCCCAACATCTGCCACATCAACAGAGTCAACCGTCCAGCACTGGTGGACTCGGTGCTCCTTGGAATCTGAGCATTATCAACAATCCGCAAGGCTGGCTGCTGCACTGGGAGCATCCGCTGCAAGGCCTCGAGTCGCTGCGTTTATACACGGTCCGTTGGTGGAAGGAGCCGGAGCATTTCCTTATCGGCACCGCCGAAACCTTTGACAACTTCTATCAACTGCGACACCTGAAGGAAGACGCCACCTTCAAGATACAGGTGTTGGCCGTGGGATCGGATGCGCACCAAGCAGCCAGTCCTGAACTAATACTTGATGTACCCTCGCAGCGTAAAGTGCGAGCTTTGATTATTGGCAGCTCCGTGGGCATTATCTTTCTACTTTGCGCACTGTGCGCTTTTTTATACGTGAAGCGTAGTTGCCTTCGGCACTTGTTTGCCCGGGGCAACGAGGGAGCCAGCGGTGACGAAGATACTGCTGAGAGtggcgactgcgacagcgaccaAGAGCGGGACAGCGGAAAGATTCGCGCGTCCTCCTGA
- the LOC132799022 gene encoding protein borderless isoform X2 produces MLRPGEGQERRWTWTRNTNKKIFTWFENETSTNELFNGRLHLVSHHPEYGKASANLTAIRESDQGWYHCQIVFPNRSPSVRNNGTRYHLAVQGGSLIKIPPVNQTIMEGQTAFFHCVMKYPDSSQASWYKDGVLLQEVQDLIRRSFMGPDGSLSIDPTMMSDLGEYECKVRNNEGELQTAKAFLNIQYKAKVIYAPPEVYLPYGQPAVLDCHFRANPPLKNLRWEKDGLLFDSYNVPGVFYKMNGSLFFSKVNENYAGSYTCTPYNDLGTDGPSPIISVIVLRPPIFSVTPKAIYIQKLGETAELPCEAIDRDGNNRPSIVWSRKDGQALAVDRHSFSGGNLTITNLVETDRGMYECSATNEAATITAEAELMIENIAPRPPYNLTANSTETCITIRWQPGYLRPNLEYTVWYRLSDAPEWRTLRVLDKTVMEATVQHLLPGREYEFMVLSQDKYGDGMFSKQLRFETQPSPIRGEDFDAQHLPHQQSQPSSTGGLGAPWNLSIINNPQGWLLHWEHPLQGLESLRLYTVRWWKEPEHFLIGTAETFDNFYQLRHLKEDATFKIQVLAVGSDAHQAASPELILDVPSQRKVRALIIGSSVGIIFLLCALCAFLYVKRSCLRHLFARGNEGASGDEDTAESGDCDSDQERDSGKIRASS; encoded by the exons ATGTTGCGACCCGGTGAGGGGCAGGAGCGGAGATGGACATGGACCCGAAACACG AACAAAAAGATTTTCACTTGGTTCGAAAACGAAACCTCGACGAACGAGCTTTTCAATGGACGCCTGCATCTGGTCAGCCATCATCCGGAGTACGGCAAAGCGTCAGCGAATCTAACTGCCATTCGAGAGTCTGATCAGGGCTGGTATCACTGCCAGATCGTTTTCCCCAATCGCTCGCCAAGCGTACGCAACAACGGCACACGATATCATCTGGCGGTGCAAGGTGGCTCACTCATCAAAATCCCACCCGTTAATCAGACCATCATGGAAGGTCAGACGGCGTTCTTTCACTGCGTCATGAAGTATCCCGACAGTTCGCAGGCCTCGTGGTACAAGGATGGCGTGCTCCTACAGGAGGTGCAGGATCTGATCAGACGCTCGTTTATGGGCCCCGATGGCAGCCTAAGCATTGATCCCACTATGATGAGCGACCTGGGCGAATACGAGTGCAAGGTGCGCAACAACGAAGGCGAACTGCAAACAGCCAAGGCTTTTCTCAATATACAAT ATAAAGCCAAGGTTATTTATGCACCGCCGGAAGTTTACCTGCCCTATGGACAGCCAGCCGTGCTTGACTGCCATTTCCGGGCTAATCCGCCATTGAAAAACCTGCGCTGGGAGAAGGATGGCCTCCTCTTTGACTCGTACAATGTGCCCGGCGTGTTCTACAAGATGAACGGCAGCCTCTTCTTCTCCAAGGTGAATGAGAACTATGCGGGCAGCTACACATGCACTCCCTACAATGACCTCGGCACCGATGGCCCCTCGCCCATCATTAGTGTAATTGTGCTGCGCCCACCAATATTCAGTGTAACGCCGAAGGCGATTTACATACAGAAACTGGGCGAGACAGCCGAACTGCCATGCGAAGCCATCGACCGGGACGGAAACAATCGGCCCTCCATTGTGTGGAGTCGG aaaGATGGCCAGGCCCTGGCAGTGGACCGGCACAGTTTTAGCGGCGGCAATTTGACCATCACCAATCTGGTGGAAACGGACCGGGGCATGTACGAATGCTCGGCGACCAATGAAGCGGCAACGATAACGGCCGAAGCTGAATTAATGATTGAGAACATTGCCCCACGACCGCCATACAACCTAACGGCGAACAGCACCGAAACCTGCATCACAATACGTTGGCAGCCAG GCTACCTGCGACCCAATCTCGAGTACACTGTGTGGTATCGTCTCAGCGATGCGCCGGAGTGGCGAACTCTGCGAGTGCTCGACAAGACCGTCATGGAGGCCACTGTGCAGCATCTTCTGCCAGGGAGGGAGTATGAGTTCATGGTGCTCAGCCAGGACAAGTATGGCGACGGCATGTTTAGCAAGCAATTGCGTTTCGAAACCCAAC CCTCACCCATTCGCGGCGAAGACTTTGATGCCCAACATCTGCCACATCAACAGAGTCAACCGTCCAGCACTGGTGGACTCGGTGCTCCTTGGAATCTGAGCATTATCAACAATCCGCAAGGCTGGCTGCTGCACTGGGAGCATCCGCTGCAAGGCCTCGAGTCGCTGCGTTTATACACGGTCCGTTGGTGGAAGGAGCCGGAGCATTTCCTTATCGGCACCGCCGAAACCTTTGACAACTTCTATCAACTGCGACACCTGAAGGAAGACGCCACCTTCAAGATACAGGTGTTGGCCGTGGGATCGGATGCGCACCAAGCAGCCAGTCCTGAACTAATACTTGATGTACCCTCGCAGCGTAAAGTGCGAGCTTTGATTATTGGCAGCTCCGTGGGCATTATCTTTCTACTTTGCGCACTGTGCGCTTTTTTATACGTGAAGCGTAGTTGCCTTCGGCACTTGTTTGCCCGGGGCAACGAGGGAGCCAGCGGTGACGAAGATACTGCTGAGAGtggcgactgcgacagcgaccaAGAGCGGGACAGCGGAAAGATTCGCGCGTCCTCCTGA
- the LOC132799022 gene encoding protein borderless isoform X3: MEGQTAFFHCVMKYPDSSQASWYKDGVLLQEVQDLIRRSFMGPDGSLSIDPTMMSDLGEYECKVRNNEGELQTAKAFLNIQYKAKVIYAPPEVYLPYGQPAVLDCHFRANPPLKNLRWEKDGLLFDSYNVPGVFYKMNGSLFFSKVNENYAGSYTCTPYNDLGTDGPSPIISVIVLRPPIFSVTPKAIYIQKLGETAELPCEAIDRDGNNRPSIVWSRKDGQALAVDRHSFSGGNLTITNLVETDRGMYECSATNEAATITAEAELMIENIAPRPPYNLTANSTETCITIRWQPGYLRPNLEYTVWYRLSDAPEWRTLRVLDKTVMEATVQHLLPGREYEFMVLSQDKYGDGMFSKQLRFETQPSPIRGEDFDAQHLPHQQSQPSSTGGLGAPWNLSIINNPQGWLLHWEHPLQGLESLRLYTVRWWKEPEHFLIGTAETFDNFYQLRHLKEDATFKIQVLAVGSDAHQAASPELILDVPSQRKVRALIIGSSVGIIFLLCALCAFLYVKRSCLRHLFARGNEGASGDEDTAESGDCDSDQERDSGKIRASS; encoded by the exons ATGGAAGGTCAGACGGCGTTCTTTCACTGCGTCATGAAGTATCCCGACAGTTCGCAGGCCTCGTGGTACAAGGATGGCGTGCTCCTACAGGAGGTGCAGGATCTGATCAGACGCTCGTTTATGGGCCCCGATGGCAGCCTAAGCATTGATCCCACTATGATGAGCGACCTGGGCGAATACGAGTGCAAGGTGCGCAACAACGAAGGCGAACTGCAAACAGCCAAGGCTTTTCTCAATATACAAT ATAAAGCCAAGGTTATTTATGCACCGCCGGAAGTTTACCTGCCCTATGGACAGCCAGCCGTGCTTGACTGCCATTTCCGGGCTAATCCGCCATTGAAAAACCTGCGCTGGGAGAAGGATGGCCTCCTCTTTGACTCGTACAATGTGCCCGGCGTGTTCTACAAGATGAACGGCAGCCTCTTCTTCTCCAAGGTGAATGAGAACTATGCGGGCAGCTACACATGCACTCCCTACAATGACCTCGGCACCGATGGCCCCTCGCCCATCATTAGTGTAATTGTGCTGCGCCCACCAATATTCAGTGTAACGCCGAAGGCGATTTACATACAGAAACTGGGCGAGACAGCCGAACTGCCATGCGAAGCCATCGACCGGGACGGAAACAATCGGCCCTCCATTGTGTGGAGTCGG aaaGATGGCCAGGCCCTGGCAGTGGACCGGCACAGTTTTAGCGGCGGCAATTTGACCATCACCAATCTGGTGGAAACGGACCGGGGCATGTACGAATGCTCGGCGACCAATGAAGCGGCAACGATAACGGCCGAAGCTGAATTAATGATTGAGAACATTGCCCCACGACCGCCATACAACCTAACGGCGAACAGCACCGAAACCTGCATCACAATACGTTGGCAGCCAG GCTACCTGCGACCCAATCTCGAGTACACTGTGTGGTATCGTCTCAGCGATGCGCCGGAGTGGCGAACTCTGCGAGTGCTCGACAAGACCGTCATGGAGGCCACTGTGCAGCATCTTCTGCCAGGGAGGGAGTATGAGTTCATGGTGCTCAGCCAGGACAAGTATGGCGACGGCATGTTTAGCAAGCAATTGCGTTTCGAAACCCAAC CCTCACCCATTCGCGGCGAAGACTTTGATGCCCAACATCTGCCACATCAACAGAGTCAACCGTCCAGCACTGGTGGACTCGGTGCTCCTTGGAATCTGAGCATTATCAACAATCCGCAAGGCTGGCTGCTGCACTGGGAGCATCCGCTGCAAGGCCTCGAGTCGCTGCGTTTATACACGGTCCGTTGGTGGAAGGAGCCGGAGCATTTCCTTATCGGCACCGCCGAAACCTTTGACAACTTCTATCAACTGCGACACCTGAAGGAAGACGCCACCTTCAAGATACAGGTGTTGGCCGTGGGATCGGATGCGCACCAAGCAGCCAGTCCTGAACTAATACTTGATGTACCCTCGCAGCGTAAAGTGCGAGCTTTGATTATTGGCAGCTCCGTGGGCATTATCTTTCTACTTTGCGCACTGTGCGCTTTTTTATACGTGAAGCGTAGTTGCCTTCGGCACTTGTTTGCCCGGGGCAACGAGGGAGCCAGCGGTGACGAAGATACTGCTGAGAGtggcgactgcgacagcgaccaAGAGCGGGACAGCGGAAAGATTCGCGCGTCCTCCTGA